One stretch of Hemibagrus wyckioides isolate EC202008001 linkage group LG01, SWU_Hwy_1.0, whole genome shotgun sequence DNA includes these proteins:
- the ankib1b gene encoding ankyrin repeat and IBR domain-containing protein 1 isoform X2 has translation MGNIATKFRKALINGDEVLAYQLYEGNPQFKESLDPNTSYGEPYQHNTPLHYAARHAMTRILRSFLFSKDGNPNKRNVHNETALHVLCMGPHILLAEGTLQPRLARPYEDERRRADCLQMILKWTGAKLDRGEYENADVNASDNKKNTPLHYAAASGMKTCVEFLVKRDADLFAENENKETPCDCAEKQHHKELALSLESQMVFSTDPNAEDIEAEYAALDRREFYEGLRVQDLRRLKDMLIVETADMLQAPLFTAEALLRAHDWDREKLLEAWMSNAEDCCQRSGVQMPTPPPKGYNAWDTLPSPRTPRTTRSSITSPDEISLSPADDDRSLCGICMCVASMFEEPVDIPCGHEFCRSCWESFLNMKIQEGEAHNIFCPAYDCFQLVPVEVIESVVSREMDKRYLQFDIKAFVENNPAIRWCPRAGCERAVRLARQGPGASASDPLSFPLLQAPAVDCGKGHLFCWECQGEAHEPCDCQTWKMWLQKVSDMKPEELAGVSEAYEDAANCLWLLTNSKPCANCKSPIQKNEGCNHMQCAKCKYDFCWICLEEWKKHSSSTGGYYRCTRYEVIQQVEEQSKEMTVEAEKKHKSYQELDRFMHYYTRFKNHEHSYQLEERLLKTAKDKMEQLSKVLSGREGGAPDTTFIEDAVHELLKTRRILKCSYPYGFFLEPKSTKKEIFELMQTDLEMVTEDLAQKVNRPYLRTPRHKIIRAACLVQQKRQEFLASVARGVAPNDSPEAPRRSFAGGTWDWEYLGFASPEEYAEFQYRRRHRQRRRGDMTSLRSNTPDSDEPNPSNLDSDQVGCSQRQGLPMPHSSLDEDDPNILLAIQLSLQETGMAMGDGDAVDNQELLAHEASLGAIGTSLPSRLDPLLHGVDVPRAALSSSELLELGDSLKKLGNMSGQNVPQRFNIVGNPSHEPTGGPFPPVSGLADSAEVDSADNANLLGNIMAWFHDMNPQNISLVPSATSSDPEFGAQLSSEQTLEKPFQQWTAEGKQEECEYSTTQEREPIRPTQLDLVSVDVPSATALVPQMSETLGASQPSHHGDVLKCDSEPEQPSSSSSEWEGQVHLV, from the exons ATGGGGAATATAGCGACCAAGTTTCGAAAGGCGCTTATTAACGGAGATGAGGTGCTCGCCTACCAGCTCTACGAGGGCAACCCGCAATTTAAAGAGTCACTGGACCCCAACACCTCATACGGGGAGCCTTATCAACACAACACCCCGCTCCACTATGCTGCTAGGCATGCAATGACACGGATACTCAG GTCCTTCCTCTTCAGTAAGGATGGCAACCCCAACAAGCGCAACGTGCACAATGAGACGGCGCTGCACGTGCTGTGCATGGGACCGCACATCCTGCTGGCCGAGGGGACGCTGCAGCCGCGCCTGGCACGGCCCTATGAGGACGAGCGGCGTCGCGCTGACTGCCTCCAGATGATCCTCAAGTGGACCGGTGCCAAGCTGGACCGCGGCGAGTACGAGAATGCCGACGTCAATGCCAGTGACAACAAGAAAAACACGCCACTGCACTATGCCGCTGCCTCAGGGATGAAGACGTGCGTGGAG TTCCTCGTAAAGCGTGATGCAGACCTGTTCGCTGAGAACGAAAATAAGGAGACACCATGCGACTGTGCAGAGAAGCAGCATCATAAGGAGTTGGCACTAAGTCTGGAGTCTCAGATGGTCTTCTCAACAGACCCCAATGCTGAGGACATTGAAGCAGAGTATGCTGCCCTGGACCGCAGGGAG TTTTACGAGGGCTTGCGGGTCCAGGACCTGAGGAGGCTGAAGGACATGTTGATAGTGGAGACAGCAGACATGCTGCAGGCTCCTCTCTTCACTGCAGAAGCTCTCCTCAGGGCACATG ACTGGGACAGAGAGAAGCTTCTAGAGGCATGGATGTCCAACGCTGAGGACTGCTGCCAGCGCTCTGGAGTTCAGATGCCCACTCCTCCACCCAAAGGCTACAACGCCTGGGATACACTACCCTCACCTCGAACACCACGCACCACTCGCTCCTCCATCACGTCACCTGACGAAATCAGCCTCTCGCCTGCCGATGACGATCGCTCCCTG TGtggtatatgtatgtgtgttgccTCCATGTTCGAAGAGCCTGTTGATATCCCGTGCGGGCATGAGTTCTGCAGATCATGCTGGGAAAG CTTTTTGAATATGAAGATCCAGGAAGGAGAGGCACATAACATCTTCTGCCCAGCCTATGACTGCTTCCAGCTGGTTCCTGTGGAGGTTATAGAAAGTGTTGTGTCCAGGGAGATGGACAAGCGGTACCTGCAGTTTGATATTAAG GCCTTTGTGGAGAACAACCCTGCCATCCGGTGGTGCCCGCGGGCAGGCTGTGAGAGAGCGGTACGCTTAGCGAGGCAGGGGCCTGGTGCCAGCGCCTCCGACCCGCTCAGCTTTCCTCTGCTCCAGGCCCCGGCTGTGGACTGCGGCAAAGGCCATCTTTTCTGCTG GGAGTGCCAGGGGGAGGCTCATGAACCCTGTGACTGCCAAACATGGAAAATGTGGCTGCAGAAAGTCTCTGACATGAAGCCAGAAGAAT TGGCAGGTGTGAGTGAGGCATATGAAGATGCTGCCAACTGTCTGTGGTTACTCACCAACTCCAAACCCTGCGCCAACTGCAAGTCTCCCATTCAGAAGAATGAAGGCTGCAACCACATGCAGTGTGCCAAG TGCAAGTATGATTTTTGCTGGATCTGTCTGGAGGAGTGGAAGAAGCACAGCTCTTCTACAGGAGGATATTACCGCTGCACTCGCTACGAGGTCATCCAGCAGGTGGAAGAGCAATCTAAAGAAATGACCGTGGAG GCTGAAAAGAAGCACAAGAGCTACCAGGAACTTGATCGCTTTATGCACTACTACACACGCTTCAAAAATCATGAGCACAGCTACCAG CTGGAAGAGCGTCTCCTTAAAACGGCCAAAGACAAAATGGAGCAGCTGAGCAAAGTCCTGAGTGGAA GGGAAGGAGGTGCTCCAGACACTacttttattgaagatgcagtcCACGAACTTCTTAAGACTCGCCGTATCCTCAAGTGCTCTTACCCTTATGGTTTCTTTCTGGAGCCCAAAAGCACCAAGAAAGAGATCTTTGAACTTATGCAG ACTGATCTTGAGATGGTGACGGAGGATCTTGCCCAGAAAGTGAACAGGCCCTACCTCCGTACCCCTCGCCATAAGATCATCCGTGCCGCCTGCCTGGTGCAACAGAAGAGGCAGGAGTTCCTGGCCTCTGTGGCTCGAGGCGTGGCACCCAATGACTCACCAGAAGCCCCACGACGCAG TTTTGCTGGGGGCACATGGGACTGGGAGTACCTGGGCTTCGCATCTCCAGAG GAGTATGCAGAGTTCCAGTACAGACGCAGACACAGACAGCGCAGGCGTGGAGACATGACTAGTCTGCGCAGCAACACCCCTGACTCTGATGAGCCCAACCCCAGCAATTTAG aTTCAGATCAAGTTGGTTGTAGTCAGAGGCAAGGATTACCTATG CCCCACAGCTCCTTGGATGAAGACGATCCTAACATCCTGCTAGCCATCCAGCTCTCGCTGCAGGAGACTGGAATGGCCATGGGTGATGGAGATGCTGTAGACAACCAGGAGCTGCTGGCTCATGAGGCATCTCTGGGAGCCATCGGCACTTCTCTGCCCTCCAGGCTGGACCCGTTGCTCCATGGCGTGGATGTTCCTCGTGCTGCACTGAGCAGTTCTGAACTTCTGGAGCTTGGAGACAGTCTAAAGAAGCTGGGTAACATGAGTGGTCAGAACGTCCCACAACGCTTTAACATTGTGGGCAATCCCAGCCACGAACCCACCGGAGGTCCTTTTCCGCCTGTGTCTGGACTCGCAGATTCTGCCGAAGTAGACTCTGCTGACAATGCTAATCTCCTGGGCAACATCATGGCCTGGTTCCATGACATGAACCCTCAGAACATCAGTCTGGTTCCTTCAGCCACTTCTTCAGATCCAGAGTTTGGCGCTCAGCTCAGCTCCGAACAGACGCTGGAAAAGCCTTTCCAACAGTGGACAGCAGAGGGCAAGCAAGAGGAATGTGAATACAGCACCACACAAGAAAGGGAACCCATCAGACCCACTCAGCTGGATCTGGTGAGTGTAGATGTGCCATCTGCAACAGCTCTTGTGCCCCAGATGAGCGAAACCCTTGGCGCATCTCAGCCTAGCCACCACGGCGACGTCCTGAAATGCGACTCGGAACCTGAACAGCCAAGCAGCAGCTCTTCTGAGTGGGAGGGTCAAGTGCACCTTGTATGA
- the ankib1b gene encoding ankyrin repeat and IBR domain-containing protein 1 isoform X1 — protein MGNIATKFRKALINGDEVLAYQLYEGNPQFKESLDPNTSYGEPYQHNTPLHYAARHAMTRILRSFLFSKDGNPNKRNVHNETALHVLCMGPHILLAEGTLQPRLARPYEDERRRADCLQMILKWTGAKLDRGEYENADVNASDNKKNTPLHYAAASGMKTCVEFLVKRDADLFAENENKETPCDCAEKQHHKELALSLESQMVFSTDPNAEDIEAEYAALDRREFYEGLRVQDLRRLKDMLIVETADMLQAPLFTAEALLRAHDWDREKLLEAWMSNAEDCCQRSGVQMPTPPPKGYNAWDTLPSPRTPRTTRSSITSPDEISLSPADDDRSLCGICMCVASMFEEPVDIPCGHEFCRSCWESFLNMKIQEGEAHNIFCPAYDCFQLVPVEVIESVVSREMDKRYLQFDIKAFVENNPAIRWCPRAGCERAVRLARQGPGASASDPLSFPLLQAPAVDCGKGHLFCWECQGEAHEPCDCQTWKMWLQKVSDMKPEELAGVSEAYEDAANCLWLLTNSKPCANCKSPIQKNEGCNHMQCAKCKYDFCWICLEEWKKHSSSTGGYYRCTRYEVIQQVEEQSKEMTVEAEKKHKSYQELDRFMHYYTRFKNHEHSYQLEERLLKTAKDKMEQLSKVLSGREGGAPDTTFIEDAVHELLKTRRILKCSYPYGFFLEPKSTKKEIFELMQTDLEMVTEDLAQKVNRPYLRTPRHKIIRAACLVQQKRQEFLASVARGVAPNDSPEAPRRSFAGGTWDWEYLGFASPEIQGSQAILGGIDPRVHIQNAGGQRQEYAEFQYRRRHRQRRRGDMTSLRSNTPDSDEPNPSNLDSDQVGCSQRQGLPMPHSSLDEDDPNILLAIQLSLQETGMAMGDGDAVDNQELLAHEASLGAIGTSLPSRLDPLLHGVDVPRAALSSSELLELGDSLKKLGNMSGQNVPQRFNIVGNPSHEPTGGPFPPVSGLADSAEVDSADNANLLGNIMAWFHDMNPQNISLVPSATSSDPEFGAQLSSEQTLEKPFQQWTAEGKQEECEYSTTQEREPIRPTQLDLVSVDVPSATALVPQMSETLGASQPSHHGDVLKCDSEPEQPSSSSSEWEGQVHLV, from the exons ATGGGGAATATAGCGACCAAGTTTCGAAAGGCGCTTATTAACGGAGATGAGGTGCTCGCCTACCAGCTCTACGAGGGCAACCCGCAATTTAAAGAGTCACTGGACCCCAACACCTCATACGGGGAGCCTTATCAACACAACACCCCGCTCCACTATGCTGCTAGGCATGCAATGACACGGATACTCAG GTCCTTCCTCTTCAGTAAGGATGGCAACCCCAACAAGCGCAACGTGCACAATGAGACGGCGCTGCACGTGCTGTGCATGGGACCGCACATCCTGCTGGCCGAGGGGACGCTGCAGCCGCGCCTGGCACGGCCCTATGAGGACGAGCGGCGTCGCGCTGACTGCCTCCAGATGATCCTCAAGTGGACCGGTGCCAAGCTGGACCGCGGCGAGTACGAGAATGCCGACGTCAATGCCAGTGACAACAAGAAAAACACGCCACTGCACTATGCCGCTGCCTCAGGGATGAAGACGTGCGTGGAG TTCCTCGTAAAGCGTGATGCAGACCTGTTCGCTGAGAACGAAAATAAGGAGACACCATGCGACTGTGCAGAGAAGCAGCATCATAAGGAGTTGGCACTAAGTCTGGAGTCTCAGATGGTCTTCTCAACAGACCCCAATGCTGAGGACATTGAAGCAGAGTATGCTGCCCTGGACCGCAGGGAG TTTTACGAGGGCTTGCGGGTCCAGGACCTGAGGAGGCTGAAGGACATGTTGATAGTGGAGACAGCAGACATGCTGCAGGCTCCTCTCTTCACTGCAGAAGCTCTCCTCAGGGCACATG ACTGGGACAGAGAGAAGCTTCTAGAGGCATGGATGTCCAACGCTGAGGACTGCTGCCAGCGCTCTGGAGTTCAGATGCCCACTCCTCCACCCAAAGGCTACAACGCCTGGGATACACTACCCTCACCTCGAACACCACGCACCACTCGCTCCTCCATCACGTCACCTGACGAAATCAGCCTCTCGCCTGCCGATGACGATCGCTCCCTG TGtggtatatgtatgtgtgttgccTCCATGTTCGAAGAGCCTGTTGATATCCCGTGCGGGCATGAGTTCTGCAGATCATGCTGGGAAAG CTTTTTGAATATGAAGATCCAGGAAGGAGAGGCACATAACATCTTCTGCCCAGCCTATGACTGCTTCCAGCTGGTTCCTGTGGAGGTTATAGAAAGTGTTGTGTCCAGGGAGATGGACAAGCGGTACCTGCAGTTTGATATTAAG GCCTTTGTGGAGAACAACCCTGCCATCCGGTGGTGCCCGCGGGCAGGCTGTGAGAGAGCGGTACGCTTAGCGAGGCAGGGGCCTGGTGCCAGCGCCTCCGACCCGCTCAGCTTTCCTCTGCTCCAGGCCCCGGCTGTGGACTGCGGCAAAGGCCATCTTTTCTGCTG GGAGTGCCAGGGGGAGGCTCATGAACCCTGTGACTGCCAAACATGGAAAATGTGGCTGCAGAAAGTCTCTGACATGAAGCCAGAAGAAT TGGCAGGTGTGAGTGAGGCATATGAAGATGCTGCCAACTGTCTGTGGTTACTCACCAACTCCAAACCCTGCGCCAACTGCAAGTCTCCCATTCAGAAGAATGAAGGCTGCAACCACATGCAGTGTGCCAAG TGCAAGTATGATTTTTGCTGGATCTGTCTGGAGGAGTGGAAGAAGCACAGCTCTTCTACAGGAGGATATTACCGCTGCACTCGCTACGAGGTCATCCAGCAGGTGGAAGAGCAATCTAAAGAAATGACCGTGGAG GCTGAAAAGAAGCACAAGAGCTACCAGGAACTTGATCGCTTTATGCACTACTACACACGCTTCAAAAATCATGAGCACAGCTACCAG CTGGAAGAGCGTCTCCTTAAAACGGCCAAAGACAAAATGGAGCAGCTGAGCAAAGTCCTGAGTGGAA GGGAAGGAGGTGCTCCAGACACTacttttattgaagatgcagtcCACGAACTTCTTAAGACTCGCCGTATCCTCAAGTGCTCTTACCCTTATGGTTTCTTTCTGGAGCCCAAAAGCACCAAGAAAGAGATCTTTGAACTTATGCAG ACTGATCTTGAGATGGTGACGGAGGATCTTGCCCAGAAAGTGAACAGGCCCTACCTCCGTACCCCTCGCCATAAGATCATCCGTGCCGCCTGCCTGGTGCAACAGAAGAGGCAGGAGTTCCTGGCCTCTGTGGCTCGAGGCGTGGCACCCAATGACTCACCAGAAGCCCCACGACGCAG TTTTGCTGGGGGCACATGGGACTGGGAGTACCTGGGCTTCGCATCTCCAGAG ATCCAGGGGAGTCAGGCAATTCTCGGAGGAATTGATCCGAGAGTCCACATTCAAAATGCAGGAGGCCAGCGGCAG GAGTATGCAGAGTTCCAGTACAGACGCAGACACAGACAGCGCAGGCGTGGAGACATGACTAGTCTGCGCAGCAACACCCCTGACTCTGATGAGCCCAACCCCAGCAATTTAG aTTCAGATCAAGTTGGTTGTAGTCAGAGGCAAGGATTACCTATG CCCCACAGCTCCTTGGATGAAGACGATCCTAACATCCTGCTAGCCATCCAGCTCTCGCTGCAGGAGACTGGAATGGCCATGGGTGATGGAGATGCTGTAGACAACCAGGAGCTGCTGGCTCATGAGGCATCTCTGGGAGCCATCGGCACTTCTCTGCCCTCCAGGCTGGACCCGTTGCTCCATGGCGTGGATGTTCCTCGTGCTGCACTGAGCAGTTCTGAACTTCTGGAGCTTGGAGACAGTCTAAAGAAGCTGGGTAACATGAGTGGTCAGAACGTCCCACAACGCTTTAACATTGTGGGCAATCCCAGCCACGAACCCACCGGAGGTCCTTTTCCGCCTGTGTCTGGACTCGCAGATTCTGCCGAAGTAGACTCTGCTGACAATGCTAATCTCCTGGGCAACATCATGGCCTGGTTCCATGACATGAACCCTCAGAACATCAGTCTGGTTCCTTCAGCCACTTCTTCAGATCCAGAGTTTGGCGCTCAGCTCAGCTCCGAACAGACGCTGGAAAAGCCTTTCCAACAGTGGACAGCAGAGGGCAAGCAAGAGGAATGTGAATACAGCACCACACAAGAAAGGGAACCCATCAGACCCACTCAGCTGGATCTGGTGAGTGTAGATGTGCCATCTGCAACAGCTCTTGTGCCCCAGATGAGCGAAACCCTTGGCGCATCTCAGCCTAGCCACCACGGCGACGTCCTGAAATGCGACTCGGAACCTGAACAGCCAAGCAGCAGCTCTTCTGAGTGGGAGGGTCAAGTGCACCTTGTATGA